GCCAGCGGCTTGCCCGACGAGGCAACCTGTTTATCTGCGTTTCGAAGTTCATTTACGAACGCACGCTTGCGCTTGGTTTTCCGGAAGCGCGGATGGTGCAGCACTACATCGGCGTGGATACGGCGAAGTTCAGCATCCGGCGGGAACACCCCGATCAGCAATACATCCTGCACGTGGCTCGCCTCGTGGAAAAGAAGGGTACTCGCTACCTGATCGAGGCGTTTGGCCAGATCGCAAAACGGCATCCGCAGGCCAAGCTGGTGATCGTCGGGGACGGTCCGTTGCGTGGCGAGTTGCAGCAACTGGTGGCGGCTTGCGGTTTGAGCCACGCCATCGAATTTCTTGGTATGCAGCCGCATGGCGAAGTCCGGCGCTGGATGCAACAGTCTTCCGTGTTTTGCCTACCCAGCGTCACCGCTGCTTCCGGCGATTCCGAAGGGCTGCCGATCGCGTTGCTCGAGGCGGCTTCGTCCGGCCTGCCGGCCGTCGTGACGCGTCACGCTGGCATTCCGGAGGGGGTTCGTGACGGGGAGACCGGCTATATCGTGGAAGAACGAGATGTCAATGGCATGGCCGAGGCGCTCGACAGCCTGCTCGGCGACGCAGGCTTGCGTCAGCGTATGGGGGAGGCAGCCCGGCAATTGGCAGAAACGGAGTTCGATTTGCGCGTTCAGACCGCCAAGCTTGAAATGCTCTACGAGGGGGTGTTGTGAGCCGCAAGCACATTCTGGTCTTGTCCCGCTCCCTACCGTTTCATAGCATCGGCGGCATGCAGGCTGTGGCCTGGGATCTGGTTGGGCAATTCGCCCGCGATGGTTTTCGGGTCACGGTGCTCACAACTGCCATCGAGGGGCGCCAGCAGCCATTCGAGGGCGATGGCGCAACCGTGGTGCCGCTGTCTGCCGCGCCTGCGGAAAAATATGGCGCTGCCTGGTGGAAGGCATCACGCCAGTATGTAAGCGAGCAGCTCGGGTCGGTCGATGCCGTGCTGAGTATCAGTGCGGCAGCGGCCGGCTTGTTGCCGCTCAAGTCTGCCATGCCAGATACCCGTTTCGTGTTTCAAGCCCACGGGACCTCGCTCGGAGAATTTGTTTCCAAATGGCGTTCCGGCAATCCGGTGCAATGGGCAAAGTCGGTCAAGAATCTCTACTGGATGGCGAAGGATGCTGCCATTTATCGCGGCTTTGATCGCTTCGTGCTGGTCGGCGATGTGATTCGCCAGCAGTTCGACGCCTGGCCCTTGAACTGGATGGTGAGCGGTAAGCCGTATGAGGTGATTCGCAACGGTATCGATACCAGCGTCTTCCGTCCCGATCAGATCTCCCGCGCCCGTGTGCGCGAGGAGTCGGGCTGGGTGGGCGAGGACAAGGTGATTGCCTATGCCGCACGCCTGCATCCGCAAAAAGGCGGGGAGTGGGCCTTGCGTGGTTTTGCCCAGCTCCGGCAAAAAGAGGCCAAGGCCAAGCTGTTGATGATCGGTGACGGCCCTGACCGTACCCGGCTTGAGCAACTAGCCCAGCAACTGGGGTTGAACGGTGCGGTTCGCTTTACTGGCGCCGTGCAGCGAGAACAGATTCCAGCCTTGCTCGCTGCGGGCGATGCATTCGTGTTTCCTACCGTGCGTCAGGAGGGCTTACCGCTCAATGTGTTGGAAGCGCTCGCGGTTGGCCTGCCTTGCGTCGTGTCCGATCTGACCAGGGGGGTGTTCGACGATAAGCTGCCGATCCGCTATGTCAAGGCGGAAGACAGTGCCGCCATGGCGGCGCAGCTGCATTCGGCCGTAAATGGCCGTCGTGCTTCCGCTTCGCTGCTGCTGCCCGATTACACCCTGGCACTCTGCGCCCAGCGCTACTACGAACAGCTAGGTGTGGCGTGACGGCGGCCGAGATGAGTGCGTCCGGGCAGAAGACCGGCATGTTCAGCCTGGTCAGGGCATTGCTGCTAGGGGGCATGGTAGGCAAGGTACTTAGTATCGGGCGTGAGCTGCTGGCAGCCTGGCTGTTCGGTACCGGCGTGGTGGCCGCTGCCTTCCGGCTGGCCCAGGCCGCCATGTTGATCCCCGTGCACTATGTGGTGTCCGAGGCGTTGAATGCCGGCTTTATTCCAACATACAGCCGTTTGTTGCAAGAGGCACCGGAGAAGGCGCATGAACTGCTCGATGCCCTACGCTGGGTCCTCCTGTGGTTCGCCCTGTGTGCCGCACTGCTGCTGGCGGTTGGCGCATCGCTATGGGTCAGCCTGCTGGCGCCAGGGTTCAGCGCCGCCGCTCACGCGATGGCTGTCGACCTGTTGCGGGTCTTTTCGGTGGCGATCCCGGCCTACGTGCTGACCGGCCTGTATGCCAGCGTCGAGATGGCTCACGGCGGCGGGCAGCTCGCCGCATCACGTGCCTCCATCCAGAGCGTCGGGCTGATTGCCGGCAGTTTGCTGGCATTCGGCCTTGGCCAGCCGATCTGGATTGCGGCAGGGTTCTCCTGTGCCTACGTTGTGTTGACGTTCTGGGGCAAGCGCATTCTCATGCGCCACGACATCGCCTTGCCGTTTCGCTGGCGCCTTGCTGATGGCGGATGGGCCATCCTGCGTGGATTCGGCCGCACCATGCGGCCCTTGCTGCTGATCCCCGTCTTGCTGCAAATCCATTTCAGCACCGAGCGTATCGTTGCGTCGCTGATTGGCGATCAGGTCGTGGCCGCGCTCGACTACGCCAAGTTCATTTCCGAAACAGCCGTGCTGCTATTGGCTGTTCCGTTTGGCCTGGCCGGCCTGGCCGGGTTTGCTCGGGAGGACGAGGCGGCGTTCCGCCGCAAGGCCGGCAGCGTGCTGTTGACGCTGATCCTTGTCTCCTTGCCGATTTCGGCGGTGGTATTGGCCAGCGCCGAGCCTATCCTGCGCTTGCTGTTCATGCGTGGCGCATTTGACGAAGGCTCGCTGCACACCACGCAGCTGATCCTGACTGGGCTTGGCATCGGTCTGTGGGCTCAAGTGGCGGGATACGCGCTGGTCAAGTTTCTCAACGCCCGCATGCGCAATCGCGAGGCCGTTGCCATCGTGGCCGTGGCGCTGACGTCGAACGTCTCATTCAATCTGTTGGCCTATCGCTGGCTCGGCCCTGCCGCGCTCGGTGTCGGTGCCTCGCTCTACGGCTTGCTGCTGCTTGGCCTCGGCGTCTGGCGCCTGAAGATTGCCGGCGTGCTGGCGAAACCGCTTGGCTTGCTGATTCTGCTTGCGGGAAGCTATCTGGCGCTGGTCCATTGGCTGATTCCGCTGGCGGCCAGGCAGCTTGTGCCGGCCATGCTCTGCGCGCTGTGTTTCTGGGGGGCTGCGCTGCTGCTGATCCCCCTCTTGCGGCGCCAAGTCTTGGAGATTTTCGACATGATTAGGAGACGGGCATGAAGCGCGAAGACATCGTTCTGCTCTCGACTGCGGATTGGGACAATCCATTCTGGACCAACAAGCAGCATGTTGCCGTCGAGCTCGCCCGACGCGGCCATAAGGTGCTGTACATCGATTCGCTTGGCCTGCGCAGGCCCTCCGCCAGCGCCCAGGACCTGAAGCGCATTTTCCGGCGTCTCAAGAAGTCGCTGCGGCCACCGCAAGCCGTGCGCGAGAACATCTGGGTGTGGTCGCCGCTGGTCATACCGTTCCAGCGTTATGGTTTCATCCGCTCGCTCAATCGGGTGCTGCTCAACGGTGGCTTGCGGTTATGGATGAAGTGGCTCGGCATCAAGCCACAAATCTTCTGGACCTACAACCCGATGACGCCACGACTGATCAGCGACAAGGGTTTTACAAAATCCATCTATCACTGCGTAGACGAGATCAAGGCGCAGCCGGGCATGCCTACAGAAGAGATCGAGGCCGCCGAGCATGAGCTGGTACGCGGCGTGGACCTGTGCTTCGTCACGGCAGAACACCTGCTGGAAACGCGCAAGGCGCTCAATCCGCGCACCTATTACTTTTCCAACGTCGCCGACTACGAGCACTTTGCCGCTGCGCGTGACTCGACCACACCCTTGCCCGCCGATCTGGCTGCAATCAAGGGGCCGCGCATCGGCTTCATCGGCGCGATCAGCGGCTACAAGATGGACTTCAAGCTGGTGCGCGCGGTAGCGGAAATGCACCCGGAATGGTCGCTCGTGCTGATTGGCAAGGTGGGAGAGGGCGACCCGTGGACCGACCCAAGCATTCTGGAAGGGCTACCGAACCTGCATCTGATCGGCCCGCGAGACTATGACAGCCTGCCAGCCTATCTCAAGGGTTTCGACGTGGCCATCCTGCCAGCCGCGTTGAATGAGTACACCAAGTCCATGTTCCCCATGAAATTTTTTGAGTACTTGGCGGCGGGTAAGCCGGTCGTGTCGACAAGGCTGCATGCCTTGCAAGGTTATGAACATGTTGCCTATCTGGCAGACGATGCCCGGGACTTTGCTGTTGGCATTGAACAAGCTTTGGGGGGCCGGACGGCAAGCGTCGACGAACGGCTCGATGTGGCAAAAGAACAGACTTATGAAAAACGCACAGAGCGCATGATGAAGCTCGTGGCTGAGCATGTTTAGTGTATGAGTATTCTAAAATTTTTCCAGCCGAAATTCCTCTTTGCATTAGCTAGGTCTTTGTGGATTAAAGCAAAGTATGGGCGTGATGTAAGGTTTAATTTATTTAAGGTGTACTTTGGTAAGAATTTCGATATCAGAGTTGTCGGTGGCGGTACTTTAGAAATAGAAACTTCAAATGGCCGCGTCTATTTTGATGATAATTGCAGGGTGATGTGCTCTGGCGGAAAGCTAAGAATCCAGTCTGGAACATTTTTTAACACAGGGTGCATAATTAATGTTCATGAACAAGTAGATATTGGCGCCGATTGTATGTTTGGACCAAGTGTCGCTTTATTTGATTCTGATCATGCATATTCAGAAAGAAATAAGAAATTCAAAGATCAAGGGTATATTAAAGCTAAGGTTGTGATCGGAGAAAATTGTTGGGTTGGAGCCAATACTGTAATTACCAAGGGTGTAAAAATCGAGAGTAATGTAATTGTTGGTGCTAACTCCGTTGTGACGAAACCTCTGGCTAGTCGCTCCATATATGCTGGTAACCCAGCCAGATTAATAAAAAATATCTGGGCTGATGATGGTGATAACAGGCTGAGCACGTGATTTTCTAGCGTTGTTTTTGCTTTAAAAATTGATGGTGTTATTGTAGGGGGTTGCTGTTGAAAATCGCGATTGTTCATGATTGGTTGACCGGTGTCGGTGGTGGTGAGCGCGTACTTGAGCAGATGCTGGAGTGCTTTCCGGATGCTGACGTATTCACACTGATCGATGTACTTGAAGAAAAGGATCGCTGGATCGTCAAGAACAAGCCCGTCAAAACCTCGTTCATTCAGCATCTGCCATTCGCAAAACGCCTTTACCGCAATTATCTGATGTTTATGCCGTTGGCGATCGAGCAGCTCGATGTCACGCAATACGATGTCGTGCTCAGTAGCTGCCATGCGGTATCGAAGGGCGTGATGACCGGCCCCAATCAGGTGCATGTTTCCTATGTGCATAGTCCGATCCGCTATGCCTGGGATTTGCAGCACCAGTATTTGCAGGAGGCGGGGTTGACCCGGGGGCTGAAGTCCTGGATTGCGCGCAAGATGCTGCACTACATCCGTATGTGGGATTACCGCACCGGTAGTGGTGTCGATAACTACATTGCCAATTCCCGTTTCATCGGCCGCCGCATCAAGAAGGTATATGGCAGGGATAGCGAGGTGATCTATCCACCGGTCGATACCAGTGCCTTCACGCTCAAGGAACAGAAGGAAGACTTCTACCTGACGGCGTCACGCATGGTGCCTTACAAGAAAATTCCGCTGATCGTCGAGGCGTTCAGCAAGATGCCAGATAAGAAGCTCGTCGTCATCGGTGCCGGACCGGAGTTTGATCAGGTAAAGGCCGTTGCAGGCCCGAATGTTTCGGTGCTTGGCTATCAGCCGTTCGAGGTACTCAAGGACCACATGCAGCGGGCAAAGGCATTTGTCTTTGCCGCGGAAGAGGATTTTGGCATTACGCCAGTCGAGGCGCTGGCATGCGGCACGCCGGTCATTGCTTACGGCAAGGGCGGGGTGACTGAATCGGTTCGCGGCCTGGGGGCGGATAAGCCGACAGGTGTATTTTTCCCGGAGCAGACGATCGATGCGATTGTCGAGGCGATCGCCGTGTTCGAGCGTGAGGGGGCATCTATTTTGCCAGCCAATTGCCGAGAACGTGCATTGCTTTTCTCTCCTGAGGTATTCCGCCGGCAATTGGTTGAAAAGGTAAACATGGCTATCGAAGCTCGTCAGAAAGAAATTCTTGCGGAATAACTAAAGGCCGGGATTTACCTTGTTTTGGTGAATGTATCTGTCTTAGTTAAAGCGTCTGATGATTATGCTTTCCTGAGTAAAAAGCCTTTATGAGTGGATGGAGCACGCCTTGCTCAAATGGCGCTCGCCCAGTATGTATTTCAGATCGCTGATTTAATAATCGCTTGCAAGATCTTCCGCCCGCATGGTTTGTGTGCTTGCGATGGTGGTGAGCTATTTTGTGGCTGGATGTCGATCGTGACGACATCAGGTCTAACTATTTGAATTGTTAGTAATTGGATGTGGACGCCATGAAAATTACAATCGTTGGTACGGGGTATGTTGGTCTGGTAACAGGCACCTGCCTGGCCGATGTCGGCAATGATGTCCTGTGTTTGGATGTCGATCCGAAGAAAATCGAAACGCTCAACAACGGCGGTATTCCGATCTATGAGCCGGGCCTCGAGGAGCTGGTCAAGCGCAATGCCGCGGCTGGCCGTCTGCGCTTCACCACCAATGTGGAAGAGGCCGTGGCCCATGGCACGATCCAGTTCATCGCGGTGGGCACGCCGCCTGACGAGGATGGTTCCGCCGACCTGCAATATGTGGTGGCTGCCGCACGTAATATCGGCCGCTACATGAATGAGTACAAAGTGGTCGTGGACAAGTCCACGGTGCCGGTGGGCACGGCCGACAAGGTGCAGGCCGCAATCCAGGACGAGCTCGACAAGCGCGGCCTGCGTCAGAGCTTCAGCGTGGTGTCGAACCCGGAATTCCTGAAGGAGGGCGCTGCGGTCGAGGATTTCATGCGTCCCGATCGCATCGTGGTCGGCGCCGAGGACAATACCGCACGCGACCTGATGCGCTCGATCTATGCGCCTTTCCAGCGCAATCACGAACGCCTGATCTTCATGGACGTGCGTTCCGCCGAGCTGACCAAGTACGCGGCCAACGCGATGCTGGCGACGCGCATTTCGTTCATGAACGAGCTGGCGAACCTGTCCGAAAAGCTGGGTGCCGACATCGAGCTGGTGCGCCAGGGGATTGGTTCCGATCCGCGTATCGGCTTCCACTTCCTGTATCCGGGCGCCGGTTACGGCGGCTCGTGCTTCCCCAAGGATGTGCAGGCGCTGCAGCGCACCGCGACCGATTACGGCATGAATCTGGAAGTGCTGGAGGCGGTGGAGCGCGCCAACGAGCGCCAGAAGAGCGTGCTGATCGACAAGGTGGTCAAGCGCTTCGGCGAAGACCTGGCGGGGCGCCGTTTCGGCCTGTGGGGCCTGGCGTTCAAGCCCAATACCGACGATATGCGCGAGGCGCCGAGCCGCGTCATCATCGATGAGCTGGTCAAGCGTGGCGCAACCGTGGTGGCCTACGACCCGGTGGCGATCCACGAGGCCCGCCGCGCCATCGGTGAGCTGGCTGGCCTGCACTATGCCGATAGCCCGGCCAAGGCGATCGAGGGGGCCGATGCGCTGGTGATCGTGACCGAGTGGAAGGAATTCCGCAGCCCGGATTTCGACCGCATCCGCGGCACGCTCAAGCAGCCCGTGATCATCGACGGCCGCAATCTGTACGCACCGGATGTGATGGCCAAGGCGGGCTTTGAGTATTACCCGATTGGGCGGCAGCAGGTGTCGGCTCTCCAGTAAGTCGTAAACGGAAGTGATGGGATTCGGCGCCAGGCGCCAGAGTCCAGGCAGGAGTACGGTGCGGCAGCGGTAAATTCACGCCAGTTGATCGCTGTACACGCACGATTGCTTCGAGAGTATGCTAAAAGCATTGGTGACGTCTTGGTGGTATGGTGACGTCATGCCAAATTAATAATGAGAGTTAACAGTGAACGTATTGATTATTGGGGGCGCGGGCTATATCGGTTCGCACATGGTGGCGCTACTTGCTGAGCATGGCGCTGATGTCACAACTTTCGACAATCTTTCCAGCGGCTATCGCGATTCGGTTATTGCCGGTGAATTCGTTCACGGTGACCTGGCTGACCCCTATGCGATCGATGCGGTCCTGGCCAGGAAGCGTTTTGATGCGGTAATGCATTTTGCTTCGTACATCCAGGTGGGCGAGTCGGTGCGCAATCCCGCCATCTATTACCGCAACAATGTGGCCAATACGCTCAACCTGTTGCAGTCGATGGTGGCCCATGACGTTAAGCGCTTCATTTTCTCGTCGACTGCTGCCGTATTCGGCGTTCCGCAGACTGACCTGATTGACGAGGAGCACGTCAAGGCGCCGATCAATCCCTATGGCGCTTCCAAACTCATGGTGGAGCGCATGCTGGCGGATTTCGACGTGGCTTACGGCCTGAAATCCGTCGCCTTGCGTTATTTCAATGCTGCTGGTGCCGACCCTCAGGCTCGCATTGGCGAGCGCCACGAGCCGGAGACCCACCTGATTCCGCTGGTATTGCAGGCGGCATCCGGTTATCGCCCGAACATTTCGGTGTTTGGCCGCGATTACCAGACGGCAGACGGCACCTGCATTCGCGACTACATCCATGTGCGCGATCTGGCTGATGCACATCGCCTGGCGATTGAGCATCTGCTGCACACTGGCAGCAGCGAGCAGTTCAATTTGGGCAATGGCAACGGCTATTCGGTCGCCGAGGTGATCGAGGTTGCCAGACGAGTAACTGGCCGGACGATCGAGGTTGTGGATGGTCCCCGCCGCGAGGGTGACCCAGCAAAGCTGGTTGCAAATTCCACCAAGGCGAAGGCGGTGTTGGGATGGAATCCGCAGTTTGCCGACCTGGAAACCATCGTGAAGCATGCCTGGGCCTGGGAACAACGCCAGCTTGAGGCGCGGAAGGGGTAAGCCATGACAGATAAGTCCTCACAAATTCTGTTCCGCTCAGACCCGAACGCTAAGGAACTGGTCAAATGGCTGGTGGAGCCGGCCGTGGCCGTGGTCTGCTGGGTGGGTGCGGCGAAAATCTTTGGCCAGCCGCTGGGGTCGGATGATTTCGTGGCCTGCCTGCTGATGTTCCTGCTGACATTCCCGGGGCGCTGGACCAACAAGGTCGACGTGGGGGCGATAATCGATCTGTATGCGAACTGGTTGTTCGTGGCCGGCCTCTTGGTGTTGCTTGGTGTTGCTACCGACTACATACACAACTTCGAGCCCAGGGCCATCATGTTATGGGGCGGGGCAACTCCGCTGATCATGGCCATGGCCTATCAAATCGTCGGCCAGGTTTTTGATTGGGTCTATCAGGATGAGTCGTCAGTTGCGCGTGCCGTTGTGGTTGGCTACAACGAAACCGGCCGTCGCCTGGCGGGTAATTTCGAAGGGGATAGCAGTCTCGGCATGCGTTTGCTGGGGGTGTTTGACGACCGTTCCGTCGAACGCCTCGGTGAGACGCCGCCGGTCCCGATGCTTGGTGGGCTTGGCAACGTTGCCAGCTATGTCAAGGAGCACCAGGTTTCCCGCATCTACATCGCGCTGCCGATGGCTTCCCAGCCTCGCATCTTGAAGTTGCTCGATGATTTGCGCGACACCACCGCGTCGATCTATTTCGTGCCTGATTATTTTGTGTTCGACCTGATCCAGGCTCGACTCGACCGGGTCAAGGATATTCCGGTGGTCGCCGTGTGTGAGACCCCGTTCTACGGGATGAATCAGTTCCTCAAGCGCTGCTCGGATATTCTCCTGTCGTCGCTGATCTTGCTGGGTATCTCCCCGATCATGCTGTTGACGGCGCTCGCCATCAAGCTGGAATCGAAGGGACCGGTGTTCTTCAATCAGCGCCGTTATGGTCTCGATGGGCGCGACATCATGGTCTACAAGTTCCGCTCGATGTCCGTCATGGAAGATGGAGATCAGGTGTACAAACAGGTCACTCGCAACGATAGCCGCGTAACACGAGTCGGTGCATTCATTCGCAAGACCTCGATCGACGAACTGCCGCAATTCCTCAATGTGCTGCAGGGCCGGATGAGCATTGTCGGCCCAAGGCCGCACGCCGTCGCGGTCAACGAGCAGTATCGCAAGCTGATCCCCGGCTATATGGTTCGCCACAAGGTCAAGCCCGGCATTACTGGTTGGGCACAGGTCAACGGCTATCGTGGCGGGGACGATCTTGAGCACATGACGAAGCGTGTCGAGTTCGACCTGGAATATCTGCGCAACTGGAGCCTGCGTCTGGATATCGCCATCATCATGCGTACCGTGCTGCTGGTGTTCAAGGATGCCCGTGCATATTGAGTCGATGCGACGATGAACAAATCGCAAGGCGCATTAATTTTCGGCTACCCGCGCACCACCGTCGCACGCATCTTGCCGATGGCCCTGTATTTCGTGTTCCTGGCCGCCTCGCCGTGGTTGAGCAAGGCCTTGGCGCTCGACGCGTGGGCATCGAACTGGCTCTATGGCGCGAAGGTGGCGACTGTCGTGGCCGCGCTGCTGTACTTCGTGCGTGACTACGGCGAATTGCGCGCCTGGCGCTTGCCGGCCGCTACCTGGCTGCTGTCGCTCGCTACCGGCCTGGTCGTGTTCGGTCTGTGGATCGTGCTGGTGGACGGCTGGATGGTCATGGGGGAGATGCCCGGTTATCGCCCACTTGCCGCCGATGGCTCGCTTGACTGGGCGCAGGTCGCGGTGCGATGGTTCGGCGCCGCGCTGGTGGTGCCGGTCATGGAGGAGCTGTTCTGGCGCTCCTTCCTGCTGCGCTGGCTGTCGAGCCCGGCTTTCCTGCAGGTCGACCCACGCCGGGGCGACGCACGCGCGTTCTGGATCACCGCCGTACTGTTCGGTGTGGAACACCAGCAATGGCTGGCCGGTATCGTCGCCGGTGTCGCCTACAACTGGCTGTATCGCCGCACCGGCTCGTTGTGGGCGCCGATCGTGGCGCATGCCGTGACCAACGGTGTGCTCGGCTGGTGGGTGGTCAGCCAGGGGGCCTGGCAGTTCTGGTAATGCCTGCCGCCGCGCCTGATACGGCTATCCTCACGCCCCGTGCCGAGGCGCATGGGGCGCCGCGCGAGTGTGATCCCACTTCGCCCAATATTGATGTTTGAGATTGATATGACTCCAAGACTCCTTCCGTGGCTCGTCCTCTCTGCCTTGTCTGCCCTCAGCGGCTCGGCGTGGGCGTTTGCCGACGACAACAATACCGTGACGACCTATGTGCAGGCCGGCTACCAGCGTGACAGCAACCTGCTGCGCCGTGACTCGGCGTCCGGCGAAGAGGCGGACAAGATTCGCATCCTGGCGGCCGGCGTGCAGCTCAAGCTGCCGGTCAGCCTGCAGACGTTTACCGCCGGCCTCGATGTGCAGGACGTGCGTTTCGACCGCTTCACCGACCTCAATTACCGCAGTCACCGAGCATCTGCCGGCTGGGACTGGCGCCTGACGCCCGACATCGGCGGCAAGCTCGGGTGGGCCGACGAACGCCAGCCGGTGCAGCTCAAGTATCTGGATCAGAAGCTGCTCGACGAGACCAAGGACAGGCGGCTCAATGCCAGCGTGTTCTACCGCTTCCAGCCCGAATGGCAGGTCGAGGCCGGGGCCGACGATGGCCGGACGACCCACACGCTGCAAGCCCGCCAATACCTCGATAACGATAGCCGTGGCTATTCGGCCGGCCTGCGCTACCTGCCGACGACGGGCAGCTCGGTCGCGCTGGTGGCCAAGCGCAGCACGGCGGACTACCCCAATCGCGAAGTACCGGTGGTGCCGCCCACCATCACCCTGCCGTTCTTCCTGGTCGACAACGGCTACACGCAGCGCGACCTGCGCCTGACCGCCGACTGGCGCGCGAGCGAGACGGCCACCGTGTCGGCCTATGCTGGCCAGACCAAGCGCGAACACCACCAGTTGAACGGTCGCGACTTCAGTGGCGCAACCGGCCGCCTGGCGCTGGATTGGCTGCTTAGCGGCAAGCTGCGCTTCGTTACCGGCACCTGGCGCGAGATCGGCGGCGACGAGCAGTCGGCCTTTTCAAGCTACGCGATCCGCCGTGGCTGGAATGTCGAGCCGACCTGGTATGTGACGCCCAAGGTTCAGGCCAAGCTCAGTTGGCGCCAGGAGCGGCTGCAGTACGCGGGCGCGCCGGCGACGGCTGTCGGCGTGGAGCAGCGTAGCGATAAGGAAAAAATGCTGAGCGTGTCGGCCGATTATGAGGTGCTGACCAATGTCGTGCTGTCCCTGTCCCACTCGCGCGAGAAGCGCGAATCCAACCAGGCGGTGGAAAACTACCGGGACCGGATGACGTCGCTGTTCGTCAAGGCCTCCTTCTGACCCTGACTGTCTGCGCAAAAACAAAAGGGGCACCATGCCCCTTTTGTTTTTCTGGTGTGCAGGCGGGCCGCTCAGGTTCTCAGCACGTCGAGCAGCTCCTTCTCGACCTGCACCAGGCGTTTGCTGTCGCTCAACGCCGGACCGGTGACGAGGAAGGTGTCTTCCGCGCGCTCGCCAAGCGTGCTGATCTTCGCCGAATGGATGCTGATCTGCCAGGCGCTGAGTATGCTGGTGATGCGCGACAGCAGCCCCGGACGGTCGCCGGCGATGATCGACATGACGTAGTAGTTCTGCTTGTCGTCGGTGCGGATGTTGACCTGTGGCGCCAGCGGGAAGTACTTGAGCTGTCGGCTCAGCCGTCCCGTCATCGGCGGCTCGACCGGTGTCTGCTGCTTGAGGCGGTGTGTAAGCTCGAACTCGAGCAGGGCGATCAGGTCGCGGTAATGCTCTTCGCTGTTCTCGGGGATGAAGACGTAGAAGCTGTCGAGCGCATAGCCGTGGCGCGTGGTGTAGATCTTGGCCTCGCCGATGCTGTAACGCGAGCGCTCGAAGAACGAACACAGGCGCGCGAACAGCTGTGCCTGATCCTTGACGTAGACCAGCACCTGCAGGCCCGCGCCGTCGTCCGACAGCTTGGCCTTGACTACCGGCTCGTCGGTCTCCGGTCGCCAGTACAGCGCCCGGGTGTGCCAGGCGATCTCGCGCGCGTCGTGGCGCATGAAGTAGACCGTGTCGAGCTGCTTCCACAGCGTCTTGTGTGCGTCGTCGCCGAGCCCGTAGTAGCGCAGCAGCGCCTGGGCCTCGGCCTGGCGTTCCTCCAGGTAGGTGACGAGGCTGTATTGCCCGGCGGACAGTCGGCGGCTCGTGGCGTGGAACAGGTCCTCCAGCAGCTTGGCTTTCCAGTTGTTCCACACCTTGGGGCTGGTGCCGCGGATGTCGCCGACGGTCACCAGGTAGAGCGCGGTCAGGTGGCGCTGGTCGACGACCAGCTTGGCGAAGTTCTCGATCACTTCGGGGTCATATACGTCCTGCTTCTGTGCGACCGAGGACATCGTCAGGTGGTGCTCCACCAGCCATGATACGAGCGCGCAGTCTTCTTCCGGCAGCTGGTGCTGCTGACAGAACTCATAAGCATCGACCTTGCCGAGCGCCGAGTGGTCGCCGCCCCGACCCTTGCCGATGTCGTGGAACAGCCCGGCCAGATAGAGCAGCTCTGGCTTCTTGAAGTCCTCGATCAGCTTGGAGCAGAGCGGGTATTCGTGGGTGAATTCGGGCACGGCGAAGCGGCGCAGATTGCGCACCACCAT
The Chitinivorax sp. PXF-14 genome window above contains:
- the epsL gene encoding XrtB/PEP-CTERM-associated polysaccharide biosynthesis outer membrane protein EpsL is translated as MTPRLLPWLVLSALSALSGSAWAFADDNNTVTTYVQAGYQRDSNLLRRDSASGEEADKIRILAAGVQLKLPVSLQTFTAGLDVQDVRFDRFTDLNYRSHRASAGWDWRLTPDIGGKLGWADERQPVQLKYLDQKLLDETKDRRLNASVFYRFQPEWQVEAGADDGRTTHTLQARQYLDNDSRGYSAGLRYLPTTGSSVALVAKRSTADYPNREVPVVPPTITLPFFLVDNGYTQRDLRLTADWRASETATVSAYAGQTKREHHQLNGRDFSGATGRLALDWLLSGKLRFVTGTWREIGGDEQSAFSSYAIRRGWNVEPTWYVTPKVQAKLSWRQERLQYAGAPATAVGVEQRSDKEKMLSVSADYEVLTNVVLSLSHSREKRESNQAVENYRDRMTSLFVKASF